The following proteins are co-located in the Manihot esculenta cultivar AM560-2 chromosome 9, M.esculenta_v8, whole genome shotgun sequence genome:
- the LOC110623583 gene encoding secoisolariciresinol dehydrogenase — MSTNSSQISATNRLEGKVALITGGASGIGESSARLFVKQGAKVVIADVQDELGLSLCKEIGSEVISYIHCDVTCDSDVQKAVDLAISKYGKLDIMFSNAAVSGNSPPMILATENEDFKRVFDVNVFGAFLAAKHAARVMIPAKKGCILFTSSALSVTCAGGPHPYVASKHAVVGLAKNLCVELGQYGIRVNVVSPFVVVTPMMRKSMGLIVMEKEKIQEAVSCAANLKGVVLDGEDIAYAALYLASDESKYVSGMNLLVDGGFSLTNPSFAVAMKSLFS, encoded by the exons ATGAGCACAAATTCTTCTCAAATCTCCGCCACCAACAG GCTAGAAGGTAAGGTGGCTTTGATAACAGGCGGAGCCAGTGGAATAGGAGAGTCCAGTGCTAGGCTGTTTGTCAAACAAGGAGCCAAAGTCGTCATCGCTGATGTCCAAGATGAGCTTGGCCTTTCTCTTTGCAAAGAAATTGGCTCAGAAGTTATTTCCTATATCCATTGTGATGTAACATGTGATTCCGATGTCCAAAAGGCAGTGGATTTGGCTATCTCCAAGTATGGAAAGCTCGATATTATGTTCAGCAACGCTGCAGTTTCAGGCAACTCACCTCCAATGATTTTAGCCACAGAAAATGAAGATTTCAAAAGGGTATTCGATGTCAATGTATTTGGTGCTTTCTTGGCAGCCAAACACGCTGCCAGGGTCATGATCCCAGCCAAGAAAGGCTGTATTCTCTTTACTTCAAGTGCTCTTTCAGTGACTTGCGCAGGAGGTCCCCATCCATATGTGGCATCAAAACATGCAGTGGTTGGCTTGGCCAAGAACCTGTGTGTGGAATTGGGCCAATATGGTATAAGAGTCAACGTTGTTTCTCCATTTGTAGTAGTGACCCCAATGATGAGGAAATCTATGGGCCTCATTGtaatggagaaggagaagatccAAGAAGCTGTGTCTTGTGCAGCTAACTTGAAAGGGGTTGTGTTGGACGGAGAAGATATAGCATATGCAGCTTTGTATTTAGCAAGTGATGAGTCCAAGTACGTGAGTGGGATGAATCTGTTGGTTGATGGAGGATTTAGCCTTACCAATCCTTCGTTTGCTGTGGCAATGAAAAGCCTCTTCTCTTGA
- the LOC110623173 gene encoding secoisolariciresinol dehydrogenase codes for MPSKLQFHINKPLRRIAYFCKDDGQIFVKVHRGCRSRRIEEKVALITGGASGIGQSTARLFLQHGARKLSYVLCDITCETDVKIDVDTAISMYGKLDIMFNNVGIGGDGEPGILACTNESFKKLLDVNLFGAFLRAKHAARYPVLSRVDEVQRSSKSNFPLHAFTASKHAVVGLAKNLCVELGQYEIRVNSISPFGVASPMTTDILNMGKKKTDEFISSGEILKGAVLEPEGIAQAALYLASDEAKYVSVINLVVDGGYSLTNPSFAIALETFSPSPHS; via the exons ATGCCGTCGAAGCTGCAGTTTCATATTAATAAACCTCTACGACGAATTGCATATTTTTGTAAAGACGACGGACAAATCTTCGTCAAAGTCCATCGCGGTTGCCGCTCTCGCAG GATAGAAGAAAAGGTAGCATTAATAACTGGTGGAGCCAGTGGGATTGGACAGTCCACTGCTAGGCTATTTCTCCAACATGGAGCCAGG AAACTCTCTTATGTCCTTTGTGATATAACTTGTGAAACAGATGTCAAAATCGATGTAGATACAGCTATCTCCATGTATGGAAAACTTGATATAATGTTCAACAATGTTGGAATCGGAGGAGATGGAGAACCTGGAATCTTGGCTTGTACTAATGAAAGCTTCAAGAAATTGTTAGATGTGAATTTGTTTGGCGCTTTCTTGCGAGCCAAACATGCAGCCAG ATATCCGGTCTTATCCAGGGTAGATGAggtccagcggtcatcaaagtCTAACTTCCCGTTACATGCTTTTACGGCATCAAAGCATGCAGTGGTGGGGCTTGCCAAGAACTTGTGCGTGGAGTTGGGACAATATGAGATTAGGGTTAATAGTATTTCTCCATTTGGAGTTGCAAGTCCCATGACTACTGATATTTTGAATATGGGGAAGAAGAAGACTGATGAGTTTATTTCATCAGGAGAGATTTTGAAAGGTGCTGTTTTGGAACCTGAAGGTATTGCTCAGGCAGCCTTGTATTTGGCCAGTGATGAGGCTAAGTATGTGAGTGTGATCAATCTGGTGGTTGATGGAGGCTACAGTCTCACCAACCCTTCCTTTGCAATAGCATTGGAAACATTTTCTCCGAGTCCCCACTCTTAA
- the LOC110623587 gene encoding secoisolariciresinol dehydrogenase yields the protein MSTDSSQTSNTKRLQGLVAIITGGASGIGECCAKVFVKQEAKVVIADIQDELGNSLCRQLGSEQTISYIHCDVTCDSDVQNAVDLAITRYGKLDIMFSNAGIAGKPELSILSTENEDFKRVFDVNVYGAFLAAKHAARVMVPAKKGCIIFTASMVSVNCPQAPHPYVASKHALVGLAKNLCVELGQYGIRVNSISPYVVITPQARKTLSMPVNEMEDVICAAANLKKAVLEGEDVAEAAVYLGSNASKYVSGINLVVDGGFSLTNPSFALAMKGLIS from the exons ATGAGCACAGATTCTTCCCAAACCTCCAACACCAAGAG GCTACAAGGTCTGGTGGCTATAATAACTGGTGGAGCCAGTGGAATCGGCGAGTGCTGTGCAAAGGTATTTGTTAAACAAGAAGCCAAAGTTGTGATCGCCGATATCCAAGATGAGTTGGGTAACTCTCTTTGCAGACAACTTGGATCTGAACAAACAATCTCTTACATCCACTGTGACGTCACATGTGATTCTGATGTCCAAAACGCAGTGGATTTAGCCATAACCAGATATGGAAAGCTTGATATCATGTTCAGCAATGCTGGAATTGCCGGAAAGCCGGAGCTTAGCATTTTATCAACAGAAAATGAAGATTTCAAAAGGGTTTTTGATGTGAACGTGTATGGAGCTTTCTTGGCAGCCAAACATGCAGCCAGGGTCATGGTTCCAGCCAAGAAAGGCTGTATTATTTTTACTGCAAGTATGGTCTCAGTTAATTGCCCACAGGCTCCTCATCCATATGTGGCATCAAAACATGCCCTGGTTGGTTTGGCCAAGAACTTGTGCGTGGAGCTGGGCCAATATGGGATAAGAGTGAACTCAATTTCTCCATATGTGGTTATAACTCCGCAGGCGAGGAAGACTTTGAGCATGCCGGTGAATGAGATGGAGGATGTGATTTGTGCGGCGGCTAACTTGAAAAAGGCAGTGCTTGAAGGGGAAGATGTAGCAGAGGCAGCTGTTTATTTGGGAAGTAATGCGTCCAAGTATGTGAGTGGGATCAATTTAGTGGTTGATGGAGGTTTTAGTCTTACCAATCCATCTTTTGCTCTGGCAATGAAAGGCTTAATCTCTTGA